In the genome of Chloroflexota bacterium, the window CGACGATGCCCCCCAGCACGGCCGGCATCGTCTCGGGCGGGGCGTAGACGCTCGACAGAAAGGCCAGCGGCCAGATCAGGATCTGGAACGTCATGATCGCTTCTGGCCGCTTGAGCACCAGCGCAAGGTAGATCCCCAGCCAGAGGAACGCGAAGCGCAGCAGGAGCAAGAGCCCGATAGCGAGCAGGGCGTTGCCGATCCCCTGCTGCCAGCGCCACCCGACCAGCAGCCCGCAGCCGAGCATCAGCGTCAGCCCGACGGTCGAGTTGAGCATGTCGGCGATGCCGCGGCCCAGCACGACGGCCCCCGAGGAGATCGGCAGCGAGCGGAAGCGGTCGGTCACGCCGCGCTGGGCATCCGTCGTGACGTGGGTGAACGTCTCCATCACCCCGAAGAGCATCGTCTGGGCGAAGATCCCCGGCATCAGGTAGGCGAAGTACTCGCCGCCGCCGGGCAGGGACATCGCCCCGCCGAAGACGTACCCCATCATCAGGGCGATGATGACGGGGAAGACCAGCCCCACCAGCAGGTTGAACGGCTGCCGCAGCCAGTGGCGAATGTCGCGCTCGGCGATGGTCCAGCCGTCGAGGAGCGCCCAGCCAGCCCGCGCGGCCCAGGTGCGCGGCATCGAGGGCGCGATGATGCGTGGCGTGCGCGTCTGCCGCGCTTCAAGCGCCGTCATGCGCCCTCCGAGGGTGCCGCGCCGGTGTGGTGGCCAGTCAGGTGCAGGAAGACCTCGTCCAGGGTCGGGCGGCGGAGTGCGAGGTCGTCGATCTCGATGGCGGCGGCGTCAAGCGCCCGGACCACCTCGACCATGCCGGCCATGCGGTCCGCGACCGGTGCGCTGATCTGCCGCGTGTCCTGGTCGATCTCAGGCGCTGCCCCGGCGATCCCCTCCACGATCCTTGCCGCCTCCGGGAGCCGGTCGGCCCGCCGCACGATCACGTCGATGCGGTCACCGCCCAGCTGCGATTTCAGCTCGGCGGGTGTGCCGTGTGCGATGACCCGCCCGGCGTCGATGACGCAGATGGTGTCGGCAAGCTGATCGGCCTCATCCAGGTACTGGGTGGTGAGCAGGACGGTCGTGCCGTCGCGTACCAGGGCGCGGACGGCCTCCCAGACCTCGTTGCGGCTGCGCGGATCGAGGCCGGTCGTCGGCTCGTCCAGGAAGAGGACCGGCGGGGCCAGGATCAGGCTGGCCGCGAGATCGAGTCGCCGCCGCATGCCGCCCGAATACTGGCTGACCGGGCGGTTGCCGGTCTCGGTCAGCCCGAACTCGGCCAGCAGCTCGTCGGCCCGCTGAGCCGCGACCGTCGCGCCGAGGTGGTACAACCGCCCGAACATGACGAGGTTCTCGCGACCGCTCAGGATCTCGTCGACGGCGGCGTTCTGGCCCACCAGCCCGATGCGGTAGCGGACCTCGGCGGCCTGCCGCACCACGTCGAAGCCGGCCACTTCGGCGCGCCCGCCGTCTGGCAGAAGCAGCGTCGAGAGGATGCGGACCGCCGTCGTCTTGCCGGCGCCGTTCGGCCCGAGCAACCCGCAGACCGAGCCTGGTGGCACTTCCAGCGTGAAGCTGTCCAGGGCCGGGGACCTGGCCTGGGGGTACTGCTTGCGGAGCCCGTCAGCAAGGACCGCGAGATCAGCCATGCGGGAAGACCTCCAGGCAGACAAGCAGCCCGACTGTAAGACATAATCGTACAATGTACGGTATTCTTGCTGCAACGGTCTTCTTTCCTGGAGCTTTCGGGCAGAATAGGCCATGGCGTCCACCGAGATCCCCCCTGACGAGTCCCTCCTCAGCGATCCCCAGCGCAGCATGGTGTTGCTCTGGCGGTCGGCGGCTCCCGCGCAGCGGCGCGGTCCGAAGCCCCGCTTCACGGTGGAGGCCATCGTGCAGGCGGCCGTCGCGCTGGCCGATGCGGAGGGGCTGGCGGCCCTCTCGATGCGGCGGGTGGCCGAGCGGCTGGGTGTCGGGGTGATGTCGCTCTACACCTACGTCCCGAGCAAGGCCGAGCTGCTGGACCTGATGATCGACACGGTCCACGCCGAGCTTGCCCGCGTGGACTCCGAGGCCGACGCGCCCCCGGCTTGCTGGCGGGATCGGCTGGCGCGGTCGGCCCGCGAGCACTGGATGCTGTACCAGCGGCATCCGTGGCTGCTCCAGGTGAACAAGGCGCGGCCGGTCCTCGGCCCGAACATCTTTGCCCAGTACGACGAGCAGTTGCAGGCCGTTGACGGCCTGGGCCTGTCCGACCTGGAGATGGACGCGGTGGTGGTGCTGCTGGCGGACTACGTGCATGGGGCGGCGCGCGGCGCGGTGGACGCCGCCCAGTCCGAGCAGCGCACGGGACAGTCTATCGAGGCGTGGTGGTCGTCGTACGGCCCGCTGCTCGAACAGCTTTTCGACCCGGACCGCTACCCGCTGGCGGCGCGGGTCGGGCAGGTGGCGGGCGAGACCCACCAGGCGGCCTACCACGCGGCGTTCGCGTTCACCTTCGGCCTGCAGCGCGTCCTCGACGGCATCGAGGCGCTGGTCCGCTCTCGCCGGCGAGCGGAACTCAGCTAACTTCCTCCATCTACCTGTACTTCCTAATGTGCCCGGTTCAGCATTGGCTAGCCACGGCCAGATTTTCGGGGTCGGCAATCCCTCCATCGAAGGGTGATATCGCATCTTGCGTCCGTCCTGCATCCGTGTTCTGTGCATGCTGCCCAAGCAGCGGCGCTCGTCAGGCTGGAGTGAGGTGGGAAGGCTGACCTGTGTAGAATGCCGGCGCGCTGCCGCCCCCTCCCCATCCTCGCCAGCCGGGCCGGCGCGCACGAGGAGGCACGATGCCGGCGAGCAACAAGCAGCGCGCGAACGGTGGCACAGTCGAGCGAGCAGTGCTGCTCGGCGTGCTGCGGGGGCAGACCACCCGCGAGGCCGCGGCCAGGGCGGCCGGCGTCACGACAGACCACCTGGACGCCGCTCGCGACGCCCTGCTGGCCGCCCAGCTGCCGCCCGCGAGCCTCACCCTCAAGAGCGCCGTCGAGCGGCCCGTCCGTATCGTCCGCGACGGCACCGGCACGCCCCATATCTACGCCGAGACTGCTCGCGACCTCTTCGTTGGGTACGGCTTCGCGCTGGCGCAGGATCGGCTCTGGCAGATCGACTACTACCGTCGCCGGGCGCTGGGGCGGCTGGCCGAGATCCTCGGGCCAAGCGCCGTCGCCTCCGACCGCCGCCACCGCCTGCTCGGCCTCGGGCGGCTGGCCGACGGGGAGATCCCGACCCTCTCCGAGGAGGCCGCCACCGCTCTCGACGGCTTCACGGCCGGCATCAACGCCTGGATGAGCCATCTGACGGCCATCGGCAGCCAGCTTCCCGTCGAGTTCGAGATCCTGGAGTACACGCCCGAGCCGTGGGCCGTGCGTGACTCCATCGCCCTGATGCGCGCCTTCTTCTGGCAGTTGACCGGCCGGCTAGAGAACATCGCCGCCGGCGAGGCCGCCAACCGCTTCCTCGGAGCGGATCTCGGCGCGGACTTCCTCACCACCGAGGCCGCCGACGAGACGATCCTGCCGTCGGGCGCCGGCCGGCTGGTGGGGGCGGGGACCGGCGGCGCGGACACGGCCGGCGGCTCCAACAACTGGGCCGTGTCGGCGTCGCGCTCGGCGTCCGGCAGCGCGATGCTCGCCTCGGACCCGCACCTGCCGTACATGCTGCCGGCCGGGCTGTATCAGGTCCACCTCTCGGGCGCCGGCTACGACGCGACGGGATCGGGCTACCCTGGCACGCCCGGTATCTGGTTCGGCCACAACGACCGCATCGCCTGGGGCATCACCAACCTCGTCGCCAGCCCGCGCGATCTCTACGTCGAGACGCTCAACCCTGACGACTCCACCCAGTACCGTGACGGCGATACCTGGACGGCCCTCGCGTCCCGCACCGAGACCATCTCGGTCAAGGACGCGGCCGAGGAGACTATCACCATCCGCGAGACCGTGCGCGGGCCGCTGGTCGACGAGATCGTGCCGCTCGCGCCCGAGGCCGGCCCGAACGGCGAGCCGACCGCCCTCAGCGTCCGCTGGACCGGCCAGGAGATCGTCGGCGATGTCCAGGCCCTGCTCGATATGAACCGCGCCTCGGACTGGGCGAGCTTTCGCGCGGCCCTGTCTGGCTGGCGGCTCCCGATCTTCAACCTCGTCTACGCCGACGTGGACGGGCACATCGGCTGGCAGGCGACCGGCAGCATCCCGATCCGTGGGACCGGTGACCTCTCGCGCGGCTACCGCCCGGCCAACGACCCGGCCCATGCCTGGACCGGCTACATCCCGTTCGACGATCTGCCGCGCCTGGAAGACCCCGCGCGCGGATGGGTCGGCACGGCCAACAATCGGCCCGTCGCCGTGGACGAGCAGACCGTCCCGCTCTACGGCTGGTGGGCGCCCGGCCACCGCGCCGCGCGGCTGCGCCAACTGCTGGACGATGGCCGCACCCTCTCGGCGGACGACATGCGGGCCATGCACGCCGATACCGGCAACGGCCGGGCCGCCGAGGTCTTGCCGAAGCTGCCCGCGCTGATCGGCGGCGGGGCGGCTGGTGCGCGCCTGCTCGGCCTGCTGGACGGCTGGAGCCGCCAGATGAGCGCTGACAGCGTCGCGGCCACCGTCTTCGAGGCGTTCTTCGAGGGGTGGCAGCGGCGGGTCATCGCGGCGCGGCTCCCGGCCGAGGTGCAGCCGTTCCTCGGCTCGCTGGGGGCAGGCTCCGGCCTCGCGATGCGCCTGTTGAGCCAGGGCACGCCCGCCGACTGGTTCGGCCAGAGCACGAGCATCGCCGCCGTGGCCGAGGAGACGGCCGCCCAGACCCTTGCCGATCTCGAAGCGCGCTTCGGGGCGGACACGGCCGGCTGGCGCTGGGGCGCGGTCCATCAAGTGTCGTTCGTGCACCCGCTGGACGGCCGGCCCGGCACGGACGGTCTGTTCAGCACCGCCCCCCGCGAGGTGGCCGGCACCGGCTACGTCCTCAACGCCAACAGCTTCTCGCACGACGAGCCGTTCGACGTGGTCTCCGGGCCAGAGTACCGCCTCGTCGTGGACCTGGGCGACCTGGACGCCACCACCGCCGTCCTGACGACCGGCCAGTCCGGCCTGCCCGGCTCGCCGCACTACGCCGACATGGTCGATCCGTGGGTGCGGTGCGAACCGTTGCCCCTGCCGTTCAGCCCGGCCGCCGTGGAGGCCGCGAAGGCCGGCGAGACCCGCCTGGAGCCGTAGCGAGGACAACACCCTCTCCCTCTGGGAGCGGGCTGGGGTGAGGGCTGTATCCTGCGAGTCCAGGTGAGGGCCGGCAGCCGTCCGGACTACAGTATGGTCAGCCGCACACGGACGTGCGCGGCCAGTCGTACGCAGACGTACGTCGTACGCAGACGTGCAGGGCGGGCGACGCTCGCCGACAGCGCCGCTGCCACGCCCGACCGATGGAGGGACCGCCATGACCGCACCCACCCGTGAACGCCTCGGCGTCAAGGAGTTTCAGCCGATCTTCGACCGGTGCAGCAACTGGGGCCGCTGGGGCGCGGACGACGAGCGTGGCGCGCTCAACCTGATCACGCCGGAGAAGCGCATCCAGGCGGCCGGCCTCGTGCGGGAGGGGACGACGGTCAGCCTCGCCCATCCGATCAACACCGTGGGCGACGCCGAGAACATCTCCCCGGCCGTCCATCTGATGGTCCGCGCCGGCGACGTGGTGGACGGCGTCACCGTCACCTCGATTGCCGACCATCTGGCGGTCTCGCCGCATGGGCAGGCCCACTCCCACCTGGACGCCCTCTGCCACTTCGCGTGGCAGGGCCAGATCTACAACGGCCGGCCCGTCACCGCCGTCACGTCG includes:
- a CDS encoding ATP-binding cassette domain-containing protein, with translation MADLAVLADGLRKQYPQARSPALDSFTLEVPPGSVCGLLGPNGAGKTTAVRILSTLLLPDGGRAEVAGFDVVRQAAEVRYRIGLVGQNAAVDEILSGRENLVMFGRLYHLGATVAAQRADELLAEFGLTETGNRPVSQYSGGMRRRLDLAASLILAPPVLFLDEPTTGLDPRSRNEVWEAVRALVRDGTTVLLTTQYLDEADQLADTICVIDAGRVIAHGTPAELKSQLGGDRIDVIVRRADRLPEAARIVEGIAGAAPEIDQDTRQISAPVADRMAGMVEVVRALDAAAIEIDDLALRRPTLDEVFLHLTGHHTGAAPSEGA
- a CDS encoding TetR/AcrR family transcriptional regulator C-terminal domain-containing protein; the protein is MASTEIPPDESLLSDPQRSMVLLWRSAAPAQRRGPKPRFTVEAIVQAAVALADAEGLAALSMRRVAERLGVGVMSLYTYVPSKAELLDLMIDTVHAELARVDSEADAPPACWRDRLARSAREHWMLYQRHPWLLQVNKARPVLGPNIFAQYDEQLQAVDGLGLSDLEMDAVVVLLADYVHGAARGAVDAAQSEQRTGQSIEAWWSSYGPLLEQLFDPDRYPLAARVGQVAGETHQAAYHAAFAFTFGLQRVLDGIEALVRSRRRAELS
- a CDS encoding penicillin acylase family protein; the protein is MPASNKQRANGGTVERAVLLGVLRGQTTREAAARAAGVTTDHLDAARDALLAAQLPPASLTLKSAVERPVRIVRDGTGTPHIYAETARDLFVGYGFALAQDRLWQIDYYRRRALGRLAEILGPSAVASDRRHRLLGLGRLADGEIPTLSEEAATALDGFTAGINAWMSHLTAIGSQLPVEFEILEYTPEPWAVRDSIALMRAFFWQLTGRLENIAAGEAANRFLGADLGADFLTTEAADETILPSGAGRLVGAGTGGADTAGGSNNWAVSASRSASGSAMLASDPHLPYMLPAGLYQVHLSGAGYDATGSGYPGTPGIWFGHNDRIAWGITNLVASPRDLYVETLNPDDSTQYRDGDTWTALASRTETISVKDAAEETITIRETVRGPLVDEIVPLAPEAGPNGEPTALSVRWTGQEIVGDVQALLDMNRASDWASFRAALSGWRLPIFNLVYADVDGHIGWQATGSIPIRGTGDLSRGYRPANDPAHAWTGYIPFDDLPRLEDPARGWVGTANNRPVAVDEQTVPLYGWWAPGHRAARLRQLLDDGRTLSADDMRAMHADTGNGRAAEVLPKLPALIGGGAAGARLLGLLDGWSRQMSADSVAATVFEAFFEGWQRRVIAARLPAEVQPFLGSLGAGSGLAMRLLSQGTPADWFGQSTSIAAVAEETAAQTLADLEARFGADTAGWRWGAVHQVSFVHPLDGRPGTDGLFSTAPREVAGTGYVLNANSFSHDEPFDVVSGPEYRLVVDLGDLDATTAVLTTGQSGLPGSPHYADMVDPWVRCEPLPLPFSPAAVEAAKAGETRLEP
- a CDS encoding ABC transporter permease, which encodes MPRTWAARAGWALLDGWTIAERDIRHWLRQPFNLLVGLVFPVIIALMMGYVFGGAMSLPGGGEYFAYLMPGIFAQTMLFGVMETFTHVTTDAQRGVTDRFRSLPISSGAVVLGRGIADMLNSTVGLTLMLGCGLLVGWRWQQGIGNALLAIGLLLLLRFAFLWLGIYLALVLKRPEAIMTFQILIWPLAFLSSVYAPPETMPAVLGGIVEWNPISATVTATRALFGNPGGAAVSWATANALPLALGWPLLILAIFAPLAVRRYRRLNV